A single genomic interval of Nitrospinota bacterium harbors:
- a CDS encoding response regulator, with the protein MGKILICDDSAYQRSILRKYMEEDGHAVTEAMTGKEAVEKASSPGHDLMLLDLLMPDMSGLQVLEALAAKGVKMPVVVVSADIQETVKKNCMNQGAVGFVNKPVKGASLEGLRNIIKAYSK; encoded by the coding sequence ATGGGGAAAATTCTGATCTGCGACGATTCCGCCTATCAACGGTCGATTCTGCGCAAATACATGGAAGAGGACGGCCACGCGGTGACGGAGGCGATGACGGGAAAAGAGGCTGTGGAAAAAGCTTCAAGCCCCGGCCATGACCTGATGCTGCTCGACCTTCTGATGCCGGACATGAGCGGGCTGCAGGTGCTCGAAGCGCTGGCCGCCAAAGGGGTGAAGATGCCGGTTGTGGTGGTGTCCGCCGACATTCAGGAGACCGTGAAAAAAAACTGCATGAACCAGGGGGCGGTCGGCTTTGTCAACAAGCCGGTCAAGGGCGCCTCGCTTGAGGGCCTTCGCAACATCATCAAAGCCTACTCCAAGTAG
- a CDS encoding chemotaxis protein CheX, whose amino-acid sequence MTDISPRHIDALTEIINIGVGRAASIINEMVGHHVSLRVPFVKLVRPEDLAREIGYEGNSEFSSVQMPFEGALHGVASLIFPPESASKLVAVLTGEESDSLDLDSIKVETLNEVGNIVLNSVIGSIGNLLEQRFEYSIPSYMEGVFNEIFLSAGASNPIIMIAKADFLIMEHNIRGDIMIIFEVNSFDSVLLAIESSF is encoded by the coding sequence ATGACCGATATATCACCCCGCCATATCGACGCCCTCACGGAGATAATAAACATTGGGGTGGGGCGCGCCGCGAGCATCATAAACGAGATGGTGGGCCATCACGTCAGCCTGCGCGTGCCTTTTGTGAAGCTTGTAAGGCCGGAGGACCTGGCCAGGGAAATCGGCTATGAGGGAAACAGCGAATTTTCCTCGGTGCAGATGCCGTTCGAGGGGGCGTTGCACGGGGTGGCGTCGCTCATATTCCCCCCCGAAAGCGCGTCCAAACTTGTGGCGGTGCTCACGGGGGAGGAGTCGGACTCGCTGGACCTTGATTCGATCAAAGTGGAGACCCTCAACGAAGTGGGCAACATAGTGCTCAACAGCGTCATAGGCTCCATAGGCAACCTGCTGGAACAAAGGTTCGAATATTCCATTCCTTCTTACATGGAGGGAGTCTTCAATGAAATATTCCTCAGCGCCGGCGCCAGCAATCCCATTATTATGATCGCAAAGGCCGATTTTCTGATCATGGAGCACAACATCAGGGGGGACATCATGATAATTTTCGAGGTGAACTCCTTCGACTCCGTCCTCCTCGCCATAGAGTCCTCTTTTTAA